TACAAGGTGTCGAGCGATATGATTGAGCGAGAATTTCAGGGCTTTACTATTATTAATAAGCTTGCTGATCCAGAATCCTACGGTTTCGAGCGAATCCAACTCAATAATTGCGTGCCAGATAAGCTGCAATTAATCAATTGGACAGCTGGTGAAGAAGTAACGGAAGAGACTACATTTACTTTCGAAGGATACAGGCTTCTGGATCCCATTCGTAAACTTTAAATACTGAGGAGGGGTTTCATTGTCTTTTGAAAATTTGTCGGAAGAACAGGTTTTGCAACGCTTGCTGGATGCTGATTCGCTACCCGAACGAACGGTTCGATTGGAACGAATGGACATTCCCGTTAAAATTCGTGGTCTTACAGGCAAGCAAGTATTTAGCATTCGTGAACGCTGTACGGAACGAAAGGAAAGACGCGGTCAATCGATCGAACGATTGGACGAAGAGCTGTTTAATGTATCCTTAATCGCTGCATCTACTATTACTCCTAATTGGGGAAATCCGCAGCTTCTAGATAAGTACAACGCAAGCGGAGCAGAAGAAGTCATCAAGAGAATTCTTCTAGCAGGAGAATTATCAGCACTTGGTGATGTCGTGTTGGATCTATCCGGGTTTAACACGGAGCTTGAAGACGTAAAAAACTAATTAAATCCGGGGCGCTTGCTGGAATGCTTCATGAATTCTGGGTTCGCCATCATCTGCGCCCCGGAGATTTCTGGAGGCTGCCGCGTGGCGAGCAGCTTTTCTTGATGGCTAGCATGGAACTCGAATGGGAATTGGAGAGAACGATGTCGTTGAAGAAAGGAGAGTGATGGCGTGGCGGGAGAGCAAATAGAAATCTTGATAGATGCCAACGGTTTAGCTCGGACGGAGCAGGTCTTCAAGACTCTAGATAAATATTTAGATCGGATTCATAGACGAGTAGATAAGTTAGGGAGACTCCGTGTGACTCCTATGGTCAGGCTGAATGACCGCGTTACCCCTCAGCTTGAGAAGATCAATAGGGCACTTAATAGAATGACTGGGCAGTTGAGAAGTGTAACCATAGTCCCTATCTTAAAACAAGGGGCACTTACTGAACTCATAGCTTCCTTGAAATTACAAGCCTCAATGAAATTAGAATCAGCATTGGATTTTAAAACAACCTTAAGTATAGAACCATCTCTGAGTTTAAAAGCAGCATTAAAAGCAATATTAATTTTAAAAACGGCAATGAAAGCTGCGTTAAATTTGAAGGTTTCTTTGAAGTTAAAAGCCTCGTTGTCGGTGTTCATGAAAGGAACATTAAAAGCCAGATGTCAGCCATGTGGTTCTGGAAGAGGTAGATCTAGAAGACCTAAAAGGGACAAAGCACGAGACCGTAGAAAGCCGAACAGAGGTGGATCCAGAAGAGAACGACCCAAAAAGGATAGAAGCCCGGGTTCTAAAGGTCCATTGAAAAAAAGAGACATTCCAAAAGGCGGTAACCGTCGATTTAAGATCCCTATTCCTAAGTTACCTAAGCTTAAGCTACCGAAGTTGCCTAGGCTTCCTAAGATACCTAAGCTTAAGCTCCCGAAGTTACCTAAGCTACCGAAGTTTAGAATTCCTATTCCCAATCTTTCTAAATTTAAGCTCCCTATACCTAAGCTCCCGAAAATTCCTAAACTTTCAAAGCCTCTGAAGATGCCTTCCTTGAAAACCATAACAAATAGTAAGGCGTTTAAGAGCGTCGGAAAGTTAGGCAAGGTAACGGGTAAAATCTTTCGTCCAATTGGTGCTATTAGCGATGCGGTTAGCATTTTCGGCGCGAAGCCAGGCAAGGAAAGAAACAAAGCCATTCGAAGTACTGTAGGTGGATGGGGAGGTGCGGCAGCTGGGGCAGCAGCGGGTGCAGCGATCGGATCCGTCATCCCGATTCTCGGAACAGCAGTTGGTGGATTAATTGGAGGAGCTTTAGGGGGACTTGGTGGAAGTGCCATTGCCGAGAATATCGGAGGTATAGCTAATAAAGTCGGTAATTTCGGCAAAAAGCTATTTTCTATTGGTAAAAGAAAGAAAAAGAAAGAAGTAGAAGATCCGGTAGCTTTACCGACTCCTGTGAGCCCGAGTCCAAGCATGGTGAACTACCCGAACAGCATGATACCGAGTGCTCAATCTCCTAGCTCTATTAACGTTAACATACCTACAGGAGCTGTTCAGCTTACGGTAAAAGGTACGGAGTTAAACTATGAAGAGCTATCCACTGTTATTGGAAATAAGGTAGCAACTTCGATTCAACAAGCCATGGAAAACAGGACTTAATCATAAATGAAATTGGGAGAGAAGGTGATATCGCTTGGACTTTATCATAAGGGACCCTTTAGTTGGTGATTTTCTTTTTCCTGTAAACCCGGAGGAAGTGCTTATTAGGCGGGAGAAGCAATACGAGACAGCCACGATTCTATCGCTGGGGGAAATAGATCTGATTCAGGGGGAGAAGGTAAAGGAGATTACCTTCTCCTCCTTTTTTCCTAAAAGGTATGACAGAAGCTATTGCCGTTACTTTAATATCCCAGATCCTCAGGAAGCGATGAACCGAGTAACCGCTTTATTGAAAAGTAAGCATCCTGTGCGACTAATTATTACCGGTACGATAATTAATGCACTCGTACATGTTTCTGCTCATGATTCAACGTTTAAGGGTGGAGAGGTTGGAGATGTGTATTTTGACATTACCTTTCGAACTTGGCGGAATACGAAGGTGCGGAGGATTGGGACTGATCGAGCATCTCCGCGTCCAGATACGAAACCAGTACCAAAGATTTATTTGATTAAACAAGGAGATACATTAACGTCGATAGCCAAGCGGGAGCTGGGCAACAGTTCAAAGTGGAGGGCTCTCTACGACAACAATAAAGCAATCATTGGACGAGATCCCAACCTCATAAAACCGGGACAGAAACTGGTGATGCCATGAGCTACGATGTGGTGCTTTCGAATAAATATAGCGTCAGTGAGCTTATTGAGGATTTATCTTTGGAAGAATCCTTGGAAGAGATCGCATATTGCGCCAATATTAAACTGACGGTATCTCCTGATTTGCCGCTCATTGTACCCGGTCAGGAGTTAAGAGTTACGGGTATTCCGTATGGAGAAACTCGGAAAGCAGATTTGCTTAATCCTGGTGTTGTATGGGAATGTCATAGCACCAACAGTGGGCGAAAGCATTTGACCTTAACAGCTTATGAGAGAACGATCTACCTTGCAAAATCAGATGACGAGCGTTTAATGCCAGCCGGACAAACTGCTTCTGAACGAATCAAGCAATACGCTAAGGAGTGGGGAATTCCAATCGGTACCATTATCGATACGAAGATTAAGCTTGTAAGGAACATCAAG
This portion of the Cohnella abietis genome encodes:
- a CDS encoding phage tail assembly chaperone produces the protein MSFENLSEEQVLQRLLDADSLPERTVRLERMDIPVKIRGLTGKQVFSIRERCTERKERRGQSIERLDEELFNVSLIAASTITPNWGNPQLLDKYNASGAEEVIKRILLAGELSALGDVVLDLSGFNTELEDVKN
- a CDS encoding LysM peptidoglycan-binding domain-containing protein encodes the protein MDFIIRDPLVGDFLFPVNPEEVLIRREKQYETATILSLGEIDLIQGEKVKEITFSSFFPKRYDRSYCRYFNIPDPQEAMNRVTALLKSKHPVRLIITGTIINALVHVSAHDSTFKGGEVGDVYFDITFRTWRNTKVRRIGTDRASPRPDTKPVPKIYLIKQGDTLTSIAKRELGNSSKWRALYDNNKAIIGRDPNLIKPGQKLVMP
- a CDS encoding phage tail tube protein, with translation MMDPTRAILGSYGQVFIDGVWQTNINHLEASVEVEKRELKLAGTQWTKHKLGVKKGTGTMSGYKVSSDMIEREFQGFTIINKLADPESYGFERIQLNNCVPDKLQLINWTAGEEVTEETTFTFEGYRLLDPIRKL